In Eucalyptus grandis isolate ANBG69807.140 chromosome 4, ASM1654582v1, whole genome shotgun sequence, the following proteins share a genomic window:
- the LOC104441243 gene encoding patatin-like protein 7 has protein sequence MAALPKSPVRDPAFDVDKLTNEIFSILENKFLFGYDTPNFAVPKPQPGKLAAGKVRILSIDGGGATDGVLAAKSLVHLEASLRRRSGNPNARIADFFDVATGSGAGGILATLLFMRRKDAREGSPTITAEEALGFLVRCRKASCWRIFRRRWPAGRAEKKLLREAFADELTMRDTVKPVLIPCYDLESHAPFVFSRADALEMDGYDFKLRDVCAATMAERPLELRSVDGRTRIVAINGRVAMNNPTAAAITHVLNNKQEFPFCNGPEDLLVLSLGNGGSDFEDPSWSGLARITEDGASAMVDQAVSMAFGESGKHNYVRIQANGVAARRQGLANYQKTRDILESTEEMLAQRHVESVLFQGKKIGESTNIDRLELFSGEILKEEERRKTSILPTVVLKRSSPHSPRTSSATSLSISSSV, from the exons atggcGGCACTTCCAAAATCTCCAGTACGCGACCCGGCTTTCGATGTCGACAAGCTCACCAACGAAATCTTCTCGATCCTCGAGAACAAGTTCCTGTTCGGCTACGACACCCCCAACTTCGCCGTCCCAAAACCCCAACCTGGCAAGCTCGCCGCCGGCAAAGTCAGGATCCTCTCCATTGACGGCGGCGGCGCCACCGATGGAGTCCTTGCCGCAAAGTCCCTCGTCCACCTCGAGGCGTCCCTCCGCCGGAGGTCCGGCAATCCGAATGCTCGTATCGCCGACTTCTTCGATGTTGCTACCGGTTCCGGCGCCGGCGGGATCCTGGCCACGCTGCTCTTCATGCGTCGGAAGGATGCCAGAGAAGGCAGTCCCACGATCACGGCGGAGGAGGCTCTGGGGTTCCTCGTCCGCTGCCGGAAGGCGTCCTGCTGGCGGATATTCCGGCGTCGGTGGCCGGCGGGCAGGGCCGAGAAGAAACTGCTGAGAGAGGCGTTCGCGGACGAGCTTACGATGCGAGACACGGTCAAGCCGGTTCTGATCCCTTGCTACGACCTCGAGTCCCACGCACCCTTTGTGTTCTCACGCGCGGACGCACTCGAGATGGACGGCTATGATTTCAAGCTGAGGGACGTGTGCGCCGCGACGATGGCAGAGAGGCCGTTGGAGCTAAGGTCAGTCGACGGGAGGACGAGAATAGTGGCAATCAATGGGCGGGTGGCGATGAACAATCCGACGGCCGCGGCCATCACGCACGTGTTGAATAATAAGCAGGAGTTCCCGTTTTGTAACGGCCCGGAGGACTTGCTGGTGCTCTCCCTGGGGAATGGCGGGTCGGATTTTGAAGACCCGAGCTGGTCAGGGCTCGCTCGGATCACTGAAGATGGAGCTTCTGCCATG GTGGATCAAGCTGTGTCCATGGCATTTGGTGAATCAGGAAAGCACAATTACGTCCGCATTCAG GCGAATGGTGTCGCCGCAAGAAGGCAAGGCCTCGCCAATTATCAGAAGACCAGAGACATATTGGAAAGCACAGAGGAGATGTTAGCGCAGAGGCATGTAGAGTCGGTACTATTCCAAGGGAAGAAGATAGGGGAGAGTACCAACATAGACAGACTGGAGCTATTTTCCGGAGAAATCCTcaaggaggaagagaggaggaaaacCAGCATACTGCCGACGGTCGTTCTGAAGCGGAGCTCCCCTCATTCGCCGAGAACATCGTCTGccacttctctctctatttcgtCTTCAGTGTAG